In Gemmatimonadaceae bacterium, a single window of DNA contains:
- a CDS encoding glycosyltransferase, translated as MRDGDSDGAGLGDPPLLSVVVPVHDARATIGACITALLASDLSRSQWELIVVDDASTDESPAVARKSADSFVTIEDGPRGPAFARNRGAEAARSDIFCFVDSDVCVHTSALSRLLEHFTRDPGLAGVFGSYDDRPGADGFVSQYRNLLHHYIHHRNRGEVNSFWAGCGALTRTAFTEAGGFDQSRYHRAQIEDVELGYRVRDRGGRILLDPQTQGTHLKRWTLGRMLRVDFGHRGVPWMELLLERGQLFGSGLSVGAQEKISVALVGGFLLSLVAAALVGSVAALFAPALCLVLLIAVNYRLLAWFAEVRGVWFAVRVLPMLILYHATNVAAAVYGLAAHSISRRKKKPEVRVFA; from the coding sequence ATGCGAGATGGCGATTCCGACGGGGCGGGGTTGGGTGACCCGCCGCTCCTGTCGGTGGTGGTTCCCGTTCATGATGCGCGGGCGACGATAGGCGCGTGCATCACCGCCCTTCTCGCGAGTGATCTCTCCCGTTCCCAATGGGAGCTCATCGTGGTCGACGACGCAAGTACCGATGAAAGCCCGGCGGTTGCTCGCAAGTCGGCTGACAGCTTTGTCACTATCGAGGATGGTCCGCGGGGACCGGCATTTGCGCGAAACCGGGGAGCCGAGGCCGCCCGCTCCGATATCTTCTGTTTTGTTGACTCCGATGTCTGCGTCCACACCTCCGCGTTGTCCCGTCTTCTCGAGCATTTCACGCGCGATCCAGGGCTTGCCGGCGTATTCGGTTCGTATGACGACCGGCCAGGTGCTGACGGGTTCGTGTCGCAGTATCGAAATCTTCTGCATCACTATATCCATCACCGGAACCGCGGCGAGGTCAACAGCTTCTGGGCCGGGTGCGGGGCACTGACGCGGACGGCATTTACCGAAGCCGGCGGATTTGACCAAAGTCGCTACCATCGGGCACAGATCGAGGATGTCGAGCTGGGATATCGGGTGCGGGACCGCGGTGGAAGGATTCTGCTCGATCCCCAGACCCAGGGTACTCATCTGAAGCGATGGACGCTGGGTCGGATGCTCCGGGTGGACTTCGGCCACCGCGGAGTGCCATGGATGGAGTTGCTCCTCGAGCGCGGCCAGTTGTTCGGAAGCGGCCTTAGCGTCGGCGCTCAGGAAAAGATCAGCGTGGCGCTCGTCGGTGGTTTTCTTCTGTCGCTCGTTGCGGCCGCACTCGTGGGGAGCGTTGCGGCACTGTTCGCGCCTGCGCTGTGCCTGGTGCTACTCATCGCCGTGAATTACCGGCTGCTTGCCTGGTTCGCGGAAGTCAGAGGCGTCTGGTTTGCCGTCCGTGTGTTGCCGATGCTGATTCTTTACCATGCGACCAA
- a CDS encoding glycosyltransferase family 1 protein — translation MRVGIDATCWANDRGYGRFTREIVQAMVEAAPEDHFVCFLDGDSAVRFDLEAGNTSSDIVPVATSASQAASASGNRSPVDMLRMTAAVSRTKLDCFFSPSVYTYFPLPPRLPAVVTIHDAIAERFPELTVPSRRARLFWNLKVWLALRQADGILTVSDHAARDIARVHRIAASRITVALEAPASAYRVDSSAREVETVARRIGIPERTPWFTYVGGFNPHKNVPLIIRAHAELARELGPLAPHLALVGTLDGDVFHGDQRAIKEAINDEQTASLVHWTGFLTDDDLAKLHAGAIALLIPSECEGFGLPAVEAAACGTPAIATTESPLPELLEGGGIFVAPGNRTELLNAMRRLATDAVLRSEMGAIASTRARSLTWDRGAQSCLAALRSVARGKTQA, via the coding sequence GTGCGTGTAGGCATCGACGCCACCTGCTGGGCCAACGACCGGGGCTATGGCCGGTTTACGCGTGAGATCGTGCAAGCCATGGTCGAGGCGGCGCCCGAAGACCACTTCGTCTGCTTCCTCGACGGCGATTCGGCAGTGCGATTCGATCTTGAGGCGGGCAACACCAGCAGCGATATCGTACCGGTTGCCACATCAGCATCTCAGGCGGCCTCTGCGTCAGGAAATCGTTCTCCGGTCGACATGCTCCGAATGACTGCCGCCGTCTCGCGCACAAAACTCGATTGTTTCTTCTCACCATCCGTGTACACGTACTTTCCGCTCCCCCCGCGCCTGCCCGCCGTCGTCACCATCCACGACGCAATTGCGGAGCGCTTTCCGGAACTCACCGTGCCGTCGCGCCGGGCGCGGCTGTTCTGGAACCTCAAGGTCTGGCTCGCGCTGCGCCAGGCGGACGGGATCCTCACCGTTTCCGATCACGCGGCACGGGATATTGCCCGGGTGCATCGTATTGCGGCGAGCAGGATAACCGTCGCACTTGAGGCGCCGGCATCGGCATATCGAGTCGATTCGTCCGCGCGTGAAGTCGAAACGGTTGCAAGGCGAATCGGCATTCCGGAGCGGACCCCGTGGTTCACCTACGTGGGCGGTTTCAATCCTCACAAAAACGTGCCGCTGATAATCCGTGCTCATGCGGAGCTGGCACGCGAACTAGGACCTCTTGCACCCCACCTGGCCCTGGTTGGCACACTCGACGGCGACGTGTTTCACGGCGACCAGAGGGCAATCAAAGAGGCAATTAATGACGAACAGACAGCATCGCTCGTTCACTGGACGGGTTTTCTCACGGATGACGATCTGGCGAAACTGCATGCCGGCGCCATTGCATTACTAATCCCTTCTGAGTGTGAGGGTTTCGGGCTTCCAGCTGTCGAAGCGGCGGCATGCGGAACTCCAGCGATCGCAACAACCGAGAGTCCTTTACCTGAGCTGCTCGAAGGCGGCGGAATATTTGTGGCGCCCGGAAACCGCACCGAATTGCTGAACGCGATGCGCCGCCTCGCCACGGATGCAGTCCTACGCTCGGAAATGGGGGCTATCGCATCTACCCGGGCGCGGTCGCTCACGTGGGATCGCGGCGCACAATCATGTCTGGCTGCGTTACGGAGCGTCGCCCGCGGAAAAACTCAGGCTTGA
- a CDS encoding ferric reductase-like transmembrane domain-containing protein has product MNVRRWRRNLILGGLIVAGVGAGYVVAGVPRPVEALSFATAYVALGLLAATLSTGPRNVIEGAPNPVSTHLRRDLGISAALVGSVHTVLGLQVHKGGDLAGYFVPPWPARLDAALGFVATNCMGALATVVLVMLLLLSNDYSLRRLGTARWKRLQRSSYLAMLMVALHGAIYQLLEKRSVSAVLFFAMLVAGVLLVQLRGVAAYRGRSLPG; this is encoded by the coding sequence ATGAATGTCAGACGCTGGAGGAGAAATCTGATTCTCGGGGGGCTGATCGTTGCGGGTGTTGGAGCAGGTTATGTCGTTGCGGGGGTGCCGCGCCCCGTGGAAGCGCTGAGCTTTGCAACCGCGTACGTTGCCCTTGGACTGCTGGCAGCGACACTATCCACCGGCCCGCGCAATGTTATCGAGGGCGCGCCGAATCCTGTAAGCACTCACCTTCGCCGCGACCTCGGCATCTCAGCAGCGCTGGTCGGCAGCGTTCACACGGTACTGGGCCTGCAGGTACACAAGGGCGGCGATCTGGCCGGTTACTTCGTGCCTCCCTGGCCAGCCCGCCTCGATGCGGCGCTTGGTTTTGTCGCGACGAATTGTATGGGAGCCCTTGCAACTGTCGTGCTGGTCATGCTGCTCTTGCTATCGAACGACTATTCGCTCCGCCGGCTCGGAACAGCCCGATGGAAGCGACTTCAGAGGTCGAGCTATCTGGCAATGCTGATGGTTGCGCTTCACGGTGCGATTTATCAGCTTCTCGAGAAGCGGAGCGTCAGCGCGGTGTTGTTTTTCGCGATGCTCGTCGCAGGGGTGCTTCTTGTTCAGCTTCGCGGAGTCGCGGCATACCGCGGTCGCTCGCTCCCTGGTTGA